The DNA sequence GGCGGAGAGGCTGCCGGTGGTGGGACAGAAAGGCTGGTATTTGGGCCTTTGCCGTATTCAACTTGGCCTTGGCTTGTCGGCGTTTAGGCCTGGGCTTTGGCCTTGGTCCCatgttatattatttttttgcttTGATTTATTGCTTTTTAATTCTAGTTAGACGTGGTCTGATACTGATAATAAGTCCTTACCATTTTTTGGTATGGCGACATGGGCTCTAGTTCCTGATTGCACACTCAGTGTGtcttgtctggcctagcgaggcGCCGAGCTATTTACTTGATCAAATTGACGCAACGTAGTAGTAGGATGAAACAGAATGTTACCGGATTTATTTATGTGCGGTAACATAATAGGAAAGTTGTACTATTTGTAATTATGCTTCTTTatgatataattattttttcgCTATATCACCactttgtcaaagcaaatggagtacaAGTCGTGCACTGTTTGCTAATTAGTGCATGTAAATACATAAATTTTGTGGAGACTCCTATTAATATGATAAAATCTTGATGCTTATTTTAACTCTGGGGTTCCGACTCTGTCATCCTCCttgtattttgttgtttcattaatcaagactgaACCACCTTAGCCCCGTtgaggataaaaaaaaaaacatttacctttttttaattttcttttttatctagGCATGTTAGGGGTTTATCTGTCTGAATGCAATTTATAGGTTTCGCGGAGGCAGGGTAGCAGGCCCATCCGTGTTCCCCAATGGAGAGACCAAAACCTAAGTAAAGCAAACCGACAACCTCATGTCATAGGCTGCTATGCGGCCTAcgcatctctctctctagtaCCTACAAGTGACAACTAGCATTCACTTTTTCCCTCTGACATGACAAAGCATTTActattttgtttggtttgagaTGCTTTCTTGCAGATCCAAACAAAGCATTCACTACCATCTCTGTTTTCTTACACAAAGCATTCaatgtttggtttggtttggtttgcttCGAAAATATTTGCATAGAGATTCCAATTTGGTCATATCTTTTCTGACCAAGAGAGGTCAAAAGTAGAGGATCTTCGAACTTCATTTTCATCAAAATACCAAACAAAAGCCGAGGCATTTTATAGATAAAAGGCAACAAAGATACATACtgctccaaaaacaaaaacctcaaTTCTGGATTTTAATATCTCTCATCATTACATctcttcatttttctctctaccTTCTTCTGTTCTTCTGTTAGCAGCAAAACCCCAGAGTACCAAAAGGGTGAGAACCAACAAGCTAGGAGCTACCTTAATTTCAACCAACTACTGTTAATTGCCTATTAAATGCACTGAGATTTAAAGTCCTAGAACTATGTAATAAACCAATGTGATAGGAAGAGCAATTAGCATCCCAAAAATAACCCTgcacaaaacaaacaacaaccTCATATCAGATCGATGATTGTAAGTGTACGTCCCATAAGTAAAACAATAATCAGAAATGTTCCAACAAAACCAACCCCGTGCTCAGTATGTTAGGATGAACATTGTATTCCTTGGCAAACACAAAAGGCACAATCCCTTGTGGAAGAGCTGCCTGAAATGAAACCACACGACAAATGTCATCAACTGGAAACAGAGTGCTCCTATAACTCAACTCTGGTTAAGGAGGCTATCTAGTATTCTTGTATGTATCTAGCAGAGTTTGTAGCAAAACTTGCTCACCTGAACAATGGCAATGTGTAGCAGAACGCCTCGCAGTCCCACAGCAAGTGAGGCTGCTGCCATGACAGCAGGACCGGCAAGGAATCTAACTGCCATGGCAAAGCTAGCAATTCTGTTTCCACATGCAATCATCCTTGGTTGTAATGCCATGAACAAACCTGCAAACCAATTAGAATTTGAGCTGCTAAGTAATAGCCACACAAAGTGGTGTAGTCTCTGTAGCACAATCGCTAAGAAATGACCTTTCTACAATCCTAACATACCAAGGCTAAACATGGCCATTCCAAGACCGGCATCAGAAAGAATGGCTATTGAACGGGCTATGATTTCAGGCATAACAATGTTCCACCTGAAAAAtcacatgttttgattagctatGAACGCGGGAAGTATATATACAAATTAAAAATGCTATACAACTATTGTTTGTAGAAATTCAGCATATGCTTACTTATATGAGACTAAAGACCAGGTAAGGCCAATAAGGCTGGAGTACGTGTTTGGGTTTCTAATGAGTTTCCTCCAGACCATAATGAGAATGAGACGGGTCATAACGCTAGCTGGTGGCATTGCTGTGGCCTTTGATTCACCATGACAAGTCTTTGGGTGGAGTTCAGTGGTGGAGGAGCTGGAACCCAACTTGGAAAGCACCGGACCCTCTCGATCAATCCCATTAGAAACTGGTCTGTTATCGAAGCTGAACTCATCTCGCCCAAACTCATCGTGATCTAAACCAACATTATTGCAAAAAAAATGAATAGTTGCTTACGAAAACAAGATAAAACGACTTGAGACAGTCACACCACTAGTAATGACAAAATGAGAAGAAAGAAACAGGGACATTTGGGttgaaaattaagaaagaagacGAAAATGGGGAATATGAAACAGAAACAAAGTTTTAACAAACCCCACTTCACCCCACGCCAATACAAGTGAAACCTTGAATATACAAACCCACAATCAATTTACAGACAAAAACAAATACATTTGCACGAATGAACAGAAAATTCCAAAATAGCAAAGAACCATACCAGAATATATGTTGGCACACAAAACAATCTAATACAGCCAAAAGAGTTGAGATTAGTGTTTCAAACCTTTCTGGTGAGCAACTCCACCTCTGAAAACATGAATGCCTCCTTCTGAGACTGGAGAAGCACTCGAGCTCCAAACAAACATGTGAAGATCCTTACCAGTGGCATCAGTCCCATTGGGCTTTATCTTGGCAGTGGCATTGGGTCCAGCCACCGGAGAGAATATTCCGGTGCTGGGAGGCGTAGGATACCCCTGCATGGAACTTGGTGGTCTCATGCCGACACCGGTGGCTTCTTCATCATAGCCGTAATTCGACAGCCTTGGACTCACATTACTCATGTTCTTCCCATTCACCATTGCATAGAAATCAGTGTGACTAAAATTGGAACCCCTGGGAGTTGGGTTTCTAGAAGACTGAAGGCTGTAGATTTCAGCATTAGTCAAGTTGGAAAGCCTTGGGGTACAGGAAACACCAGTGTTGGGTCCAAGGGATGGTTTGGAGAAGATTTCAGAGCGAGAGCTGGTGGATTTTCTGACAGTGACATGGAGTTTCCCATCTTCTCCGAGCTGCGCTTCAGTCTGTAATGGCTCTTTCCCATCTAAAGAAACGATATCGGAATCAACGCGAAAGGAAACGATGGAGGCAGCAGTGTCCGGGAACTGCTCACCAATCAAGAGTCTAGCTCCTCTGTACTCGAACAAGAAGAGCATCAGAGTGTACCAAACAATGCACTGGAGGACAACTATTTGGACCATTAAGGTCCCTgaggagtctccatacatgCCCTTTAGCAAGGGTATGCCCATCACCAGAGTGTTGGGAAGAGTAGAAAGGGAAAAGAGAGTGATGGACCACTCCAGAGAGCCTCTTGAGCTGGTTCTTGACCATATGGCTAGGACCGCCAAGACTATGACTTTTTGAAGAGTGTCTGCGGCTATGAACCTGTAGTTCATGGCGTATGGATTGTTGGTGGAGATGAAGTGGAAGGAGAGCAGAGGAACGGCGAACAGGGCCACAAAGCGGTTGATGCCAGAACATTGATCGGGGCTGAAGATCTTCCACCACTTCACTGACCCGTAGGCCAAAATCATGGCCACATAGAGTGGCACAACAGCTGTCAGAACGTGGTACAGGTCTCCCAAGCTGAtcatgtcttcttcttcttcttctc is a window from the Rosa chinensis cultivar Old Blush chromosome 2, RchiOBHm-V2, whole genome shotgun sequence genome containing:
- the LOC112188857 gene encoding probable auxin efflux carrier component 1b, which produces MISLGDLYHVLTAVVPLYVAMILAYGSVKWWKIFSPDQCSGINRFVALFAVPLLSFHFISTNNPYAMNYRFIAADTLQKVIVLAVLAIWSRTSSRGSLEWSITLFSLSTLPNTLVMGIPLLKGMYGDSSGTLMVQIVVLQCIVWYTLMLFLFEYRGARLLIGEQFPDTAASIVSFRVDSDIVSLDGKEPLQTEAQLGEDGKLHVTVRKSTSSRSEIFSKPSLGPNTGVSCTPRLSNLTNAEIYSLQSSRNPTPRGSNFSHTDFYAMVNGKNMSNVSPRLSNYGYDEEATGVGMRPPSSMQGYPTPPSTGIFSPVAGPNATAKIKPNGTDATGKDLHMFVWSSSASPVSEGGIHVFRGGVAHQKDHDEFGRDEFSFDNRPVSNGIDREGPVLSKLGSSSSTTELHPKTCHGESKATAMPPASVMTRLILIMVWRKLIRNPNTYSSLIGLTWSLVSYKWNIVMPEIIARSIAILSDAGLGMAMFSLGLFMALQPRMIACGNRIASFAMAVRFLAGPAVMAAASLAVGLRGVLLHIAIVQAALPQGIVPFVFAKEYNVHPNILSTGVIFGMLIALPITLVYYIVLGL